A single region of the Silene latifolia isolate original U9 population chromosome 8, ASM4854445v1, whole genome shotgun sequence genome encodes:
- the LOC141596637 gene encoding exosome complex component RRP41 homolog → MEFISPEGLRLDGRRPLEMRQLRAEIGSISKADGSAVFEMGNTKVIAAVYGPREVENKSQQISDKALVRCEYTMANFSTGDRVRKPKGDRRSTEISMVIRQTMESCILLEKFPRSQIDIFVQVLQADGGTRSACINAATLALADAGIPMRDLVTSCSAGYLNSTPLLDLNYVEDSAGGPDVTVGLLPKMDKVTLLQMDSKLPIDIFENVMQLAIEGCKAVANYIREILLENTKQLEYRRGK, encoded by the exons ATGGAGTTCATCAGTCCTGAAGGTCTCCGTTTAGACGGTCGTCGTCCTCTTGAG ATGAGACAACTCCGTGCTGAAATTGGTTCCATATCGAAAGCCGACGG TTCAGCAGTATTTGAGATGGGAAACACTAAAGTTATTGCCGCTGTTTACGGTCCTCGCGAG GTTGAAAATAAATCACAGCAAATATCTGACAAAGCGTTG GTGCGCTGTGAATATACTATGGCTAATTTCAGTACAGGAGATCGTGTGAGAAAGCCAAAGGGTGACAG GCGATCTACAGAAATATCGATGGTTATTCGGCAAACTATGGAGTCTTGCATACTGCTAGAGAAGTTTCCCCGATCCCAG ATTGATATCTTTGTCCAAGTTCTCCAAGCCGATGGAG GAACTCGATCTGCTTGCATAAATGCAGCTACTTTGGCTTTAGCAGATGCTGGCATTCCAATGCGTGATTTGGTTACATCTTGTAGTGCTGGGTATCTTAATAGTACTCCACTCTTAG ATCTAAATTATGTGGAAGATAGTGCTGGAGGCCCAGATGTTACAGTAGGACTTCTACCTAAAATGGACAAAGTGACACTTCTTCAG ATGGATTCTAAATTGCCAATCGATATATTTGAAAATGTGATGCAACTCGCGATAGAAGGCTGTAAGGCTGTGGCAAATTACATAAGAGAG ATACTACTTGAGAACACCAAGCAACTTGAGTATCGACGTGGAAAATAG
- the LOC141596638 gene encoding putative glucose-6-phosphate 1-epimerase, with amino-acid sequence MGHHSPAAVWDYRIAHEVSKDWNGNSQIMLRNPQGASARVSLHGGQVMSWKNEQGEELLFTSTKAIFKPPKAMRGGIPICFPQFGNCGHLEQHGFARNKLWSIDENPPPLPPNDSNGKSFIDLILKPSPEDLKCWPHSFEYRMRIALANDGCLSLISRIRNVNGKPFTFSFAYHTYMSVSDISEVRVEGLETLDFLDNLSQRERCTEQGDALTFETEVDRVYLSCPNAIAVIDHGKKRTFVVRKEGLPDVVVWNPWDKKSKAMLDIGDEEYKQMLCVDGAAVEHPITLKPGEEWMGRVELMVVPSSFCSDHLDLQ; translated from the exons ATGGGGCATCATTCTCCTGCTGCTGTTTGGGATTATAGAATTGCTCATGAGGTTTCCAAAGATTGGAATGGGAATTCGCAAATCATGCTTAGAAATCCTCAAGGTGCTTCTGCcagg GTTAGTTTGCATGGGGGACAAGTCATGTCATGGAAAAATGAACAAGGGGAAGAATTGTTATTTACTAGTACTAAG GCAATTTTCAAGCCTCCGAAAGCTATGAGGGGTGGAATACCTATTTGCTTTCCTCag TTCGGAAACTGTGGACACCTCGAGCAACATGGATTTGCACGGAACAAATTATGGTCAATTGATGAAAATCCTCCTCCTTTGCCACCAAATGATTCCAATGGCAAATCCTTCATCGACCTAATTCTTAAACCTTCTCCCGAAGATCTGAAATGCTGGCCTCACAG CTTTGAGTATCGCATGAGGATTGCGCTTGCTAATGACGGATGTTTGTCGCTCATATCTCGCATAAGGAATGTTAATGGGAAGCCATTTACTTTCTCGTTCGCTTACCACACATATATGTCAGTGTCTGATATCAG CGAAGTCAGGGTTGAAGGGTTGGAGACACTCGACTTCCTGGACAACCTCTCTCAGCGAGAACGCTGCACTGAGCAAGGAGATGCTTTGACATTCGAGACTGAG GTGGATAGAGTATACTTGAGTTGTCCAAATGCTATTGCTGTAATCGACCATGGGAAGAAGCGAACGTTTGTGGTTCGAAAGGAAGGACTACCAGATGTTG TTGTGTGGAACCCGTGGGATAAGAAATCAAAGGCGATGCTGGATATAGGGGACGAGGAATACAAGCAGATGCTATGTGTAGATGGAGCAGCAGTCGAGCACCCGATAACTCTGAAACCTGGAGAGGAATGGATGGGTCGGGTTGAACTAATGGTCGTGCCTTCAAGCTTTTGTAGTGATCACCTTGATCTCCAATAG